The DNA region AGGGTCAGCACCAGGCCGTCGAGGATCGAGGGACGCAGGAAGAAGGCGCCGACGACGTCCCAGTGGTAGCGCGGGTTCGTGACCAGGCTCTTCACGATCCCGGCGACGACCAGCAGCACGAGCACCGCCGAGATCCACTGCCCCGGCTTGCGGCGCCCCAGGAGCCGGGCACCGAGGAGCTGCTCGTCGCCGTCGCGGGCGAGCAGGGTGTGGCGACGTACGGCCTCTTCAACGCTCACGCGCGACCACCACCTATTTGTCGAGTAACTTGCTCAACATTGTATCCGTGGTGGATGTTCCCGGGTGAGGCATCCGGGAAATGGGACGAGCCCCGAACCCAACGGGGTTCGGGGCTCGACGGGCTCGAGGCTTAAACGTGGTAGTTCGGCGCCTCGGCGGTGACCTGGACGTCGTGGGGGTGCGACTCCTTGAGCGAGGCGGAGGTGATCCGCATGAAGCGACCCTTCTCCTGCAGCTCGGGGATGGTGCGCGCGCCGACGTAGAACATGGTCTGGTGCAGGCCGCCGGTGAGCTGGTGGGCGACGGTGGCCAGCGCGCCCTTGTAGGCGACCTGGCCCTCGACGCCCTCGGGGACGATCATGTCGTCGTCGGTGACCTCGGCCTGGAAGTAGCGGTCCTTGGAGAAGGACTTCTTGCCGCGGCTCGACATGGCGCCCATCGAGCCCATGCCGCGGTAGGCCTTGAACTGCTTGCCGTTGATCAGGACCGTGTCACCGGGGGTCTCCTCGGTGCCGGCGAGCATCGAGCCGAGCATCACGGTGTCAGCGCCGGCGACGAGGGCCTTGCCGATCTCACCGGAGTAGCGCAGGCCGCCGTCGGCGATCACGGGGACGCCCGCCGGCTTGCAGGCCAGGCTCGCCTCGTAGACGGCGGAGATCTGCGGCACGCCGACACCGGTGACGACGCGGGTGGTGCAGATCGAGCCCGGGCCGACACCGACCTTGACCGCGTCGGCGCCCGCGTCGACGAAGCTCTGCGCACCCTCCTTGGTCGCGACGTTGCCGCCGATGACCTGGACGTGCTTGGTGGCCGGGTCGGTCTTGAGACGGCGGACCATGTCGATCAGCATGCGTACGTTGCCGTGGGCCGTGTCCGCGACGAGCACGTCGACACCGGCCTCGATCAGCGTGGTGGCCCGCTCCCAGGCGTCGCCGAAGTAGCCGATCGCGGCGCCGACGAGCAGGCGGCCCTGGGCGTCCTTGGAGGCGTCGGGGAACTGCTCGGACTTCACGAAGTCCTTGACGGTGATCAGGCCGGTGATGCGACCGTCCGTGTCGACCAGCGGGAGGCGCTCCAGCTTGTGCTGGCGCAGCAGCTTGGTGGCCTCCTCGCGGGAGATCTCGGCGGGGCCGGTGATCAGGTCCTTGGAGGTCATCACCTCGTTGACCTTCGTGGTCGCCCACTCGGCGACGGGGGTGAACCGGAGGTCGCGGTTGGTGATGATGCCGATCAGCTTCTGGTCGACGTCGACCACGGGGAACCCGGAGATCCGGTATTCACCGGCGAGCTTGTCGAGCTGCTCCAGCGTCGCGTCGGGGCCGATGGTGACCGGGTTGGAGATGATCCCGGTCTGGGTGCGCTTGACCAGGTCGACCTGGTAGGCCTGATCCTCGATGCTCAGGTTGCGGTGGAGCACGCCGATGCCGCCCTGGCGGGCCATCGCGATCGCCATCCGCGACTCGGTAACGGTGTCCATCGCCGCGGAGATCAGCGGCACGCGGAGGTTGATCTCACGGGTCAGCCGGGAGGTCGTATCGATGTCAGACGGCGCCAGATCCGAGTATCCAGGCATCAGGAGTACGTCGTCGTAGGTGAGGCCGAGCGTCGCGAACTTCTCCGGGATCTCCATAGAGAAATGTTACGGCCGAGCCCCGGGGATCGCCGAAACGGCGAGACTTCTCATCCCGAGCTACCGGTCCAACGGCTTGAGGTCCCGCACCGGCACCTTGACGGTCAGCAGGTCGCCCGCCATCCGGATCCGGCCGCGCATCCCGGCGGCGAGGACCATGGGCAGCACGGCCTGGTTGTCGGACTGGGTGGTGAGCAGGATCTCGTCGGCGCCGAGCATGTGCGCGAGCCTGGCGGTGTCGACCAGCAGCCGGGTGCCGATGCCGCGGCGCTGCCAGGCCGGGTCGACGCGCAGGTTGACGATGCGTACGTTCTCGTCGTCGTCCGCCGGGCCCAGGACCTCGCCGATGCCGACGGCGACGCCGTCGATCAGCGCGGTGACGGTCTCACCGGTGACGACGAGGTCGGGGGTGCTCCCGGTGCCCAGGCGGCGTACGGGCGGGGTGGTGCCGATCGCCGCCGACTCGCGGCTGCGGTCGAGGACGTCGTTGACCAGGTCGGCCATCGCGGAGCCGCGGGCGTGCTCGGTCGCGGTGAAGGGTGCGGTGCGGTGGAGTTGGACGTCGACGTCGGCGACCCGCAGCTCCATGGTGTCGTGGACGACCCCGGGCGGCGCCTCGGCCTCGGCGTCGAAGAGCTGGGCGACGACCTCGGGGAACGACATCGGCCGCTCCAGGACATGTCGTGCGGCCTGGACGTAGCGCGTCGGCTGGTCGGCGAGGGCAGCCTCGTTGGCGGGCTGGATCACCATGTCGCACCCGCCTGCGGAGGCGAGCAGCTCAGCGACCCGCAGGTCGTTCCAGCCCGGTGGCGTACGCAGCACGAACTCGTCGGTCACCTCCTCCAGCCCGGGGAAGATCTGCATCCCCAGGATGTTGACCCCGGCCTCACCGCAGCGCTGCGCCAGCGCCGCCAGCGTGCCCGGTCGGTCCGGCAGCGTCGTACGCACTCTCCACAACATCGTCCCCGCCATGGGCCCTAGTCTGCCTGTTCTGCTGTTTCTGATCCGTTTCCCACGGTTAAACCTTCAGTCGGCGGGCGGTCGCGGCGGGGTCTGCTCGCCCGCTTCGACGAGCACGTCGATGTGGTTGCTCGCCGGCGGGAGCGGGCAGGTGGCGTGGATCGTGTAGGCGCAGGGCATGTTGGCGGCCCGGTTGAAGTCGAGGACGGCCTTGCCGTCGACCGGCTGCTCGACGGCGAGCTGGCGGCAGGCGGCGTAGGTGGTGACCCCGCTGGTCTCGTCGGTGAACAGCAGCCACAGCTCGTCGTCGCCGCCGTCGAAGGCGATCAGCCGCTGCGGGCGCCCGTTCACCTCGAACGCGACCTCCCCCACCGCGTCGATGATGCTCGAACGCCCCTCGACCACGGAGCCGACCGAGATCGGGCGACTCGTCTCATAGGCGGTGAAGACGGCTTTGACCTGCCATGACGGGTCCGGATCGTACGTCGGGGTGCCCGTGTAGTCGCGCAGGAACGGACCGTCGGGCTGTCGCGGACGGAGCACCGGGGTGCCGAAACGGTCCGCGACCTCGACCGTGCCTGCGTCGAAGGTCGCGATCACGCCGATCGGGTCGACGTGGCCGAAGACGTGACGGCCGGCGAGCGTGGCACCGCCGAGCTCGAGCCACTCGCCCTCGCCGAGCTCGACGACGGCACCCTCGGGACCGTTGGACCAGACGCCCGGGATCCCGGGGAAACGCTGCGGCCTCGGCCCCAGCCAGTGCAGGCCCGTGATCGCCAGGAAACCTTCGGGACTTCTCAGCTCGGCCTCCCGCTGCTCGCGCCATCGCTGCCAGGCCTGCTCGAAAGTCACGCGCCGCACTCTACAAAGACTTGCGTTGCCAGGTCTTGCAATGGTTGCCGACTTTTACCCTCGGCTTCACCGACTGTGTGCCTGCCCCCTCACGCGTGCGAGCCGGGCCAGGTGGATCGCGCCGCGCGCCGCGGTGACCAGGACGAGGTACCAGATCGCGGCCACCGCGAGCAGCGGGATGATCAGGTGGTTGCGCTCCTCGAGCGCCTGGACGACCCCGAGCAGGTCGGTGATCGAGAGCACCGAGACCAGGCTGGTCGCCTGCAGCGTGGTCACCAGGATGTCACCGGACGCGGTGAGCCGGTCGTCGTCCGGAAGAGCCCTGGCTGCGTACGCTCCCATCGCCAGCGCCAGCCCCGCGATCGCCGCGTAGACGGGTGTGACCAGCCGCATCGCATCGAGGTGCACCCCGGGGATCGCGAAGGTGATGTCGGGGAAGACCAGGGCGATGTTGCTCCACAGCAGGAGCTGGACGAGCACCGGGATGCTGCCGAAGACCCAGACGTACGCAGCCGCGAGCCCGCCCAGCAGCGGGTTGCCGGACCTCTCCATCCTGATCACGACGAGCCCGATCGCCGCGGCCATCGCGAAGACCAGCGCGGTCAGCCGGACCGTGAGCCAGACCCCGGCGAGCACGTCCGGGTGGAGCAGATGGCCGACGACCTCGCCGAGAAGGAGGTTCTCGTTCCGCACCAGGCTCCACAGGAGCCGGAGGAGAAGGAGGGTGAGGAGGGCTGCCACCGCCCATTCGAGCCGGCCGCGACGGTTCAGACCGGCCAGGTATGCCCGGCCGGTCCTGTCAGCAGCAACGGTCTCGGTCATCGCCGTGAACCATGGCGTCTCCTGATGACCAGGAGGTTGCTATCAGCTGGTCTTTCCTTGAAATCGCCGAGTCGGCGCATCCGACCCCTCTCGCTCGCTTCGCTGCGCGAGACACGGGGTCAGATGCGCCGACTGGGCTCTGCTCAGTAGGAGGGCTGGGCCTGGACGTTCAGCTCGTCGAACCTGACCCTCTTCGCCGAGGCGACGCGCGGGTCACGCAGGTCGAAGACGTCGAAGCCGCGCTGGATCTCGTTGGAGTAGATGTAGCCGTTGTAGTAGTAGGTCGACCAAGGGCCGGCGATCGTCGAGGTGTCCTCGAACGGACCGCGGTCGAACCACGCGATCTCCTTCGGGTTGGCCGAGTCGGTGAAGTCGTAGACCGACACACCGCCCTGGTACCAGGCCTGGACCATGATGTCCTTGCCCTTGACCGGGATCAGCGAGCCGTTGTGGGCGACGCAGTTCTCGGTGTTGGACTGGGTGCGCGGCATCTTGTAGTAGGACTTGAAGACGAGCTGGCCGTCCTCGATGTCGTAGATGCCGTTGGCGCCCTTCTCCATCCCGGTCTCCGGGTTGCAGGTCGGCGCACCGCCGCCACCGAGCTCGTCGGTGAAGACGACCTTGGTGCCGGTGTTGTTGAAGGTGGCCGAGTGCCAGAACGCGAAGTTCTCGGTGTCGGTGACCTGCTCGGTCACGACCGGGTGCTCGCGGTCGGAGATGTCCATCAGGATGCCGTCGCCCATGCAGGCGCCGGCCGCGATGTCCTTGGACGGGTAGGTGGTGATGTCGTGGCAGCCGGCGGTGTTGGTGTAGCCACCGTCGGGGAACAGCACCGGCTCAGCGACCACCGCGGCCCGCTCCGGCGCCCGCTTGGGGATCTTCACGATGCTGATCTTGTCGTGCGGCGGCTGGCAGTCGGGGTAGGTCGCCCGGGGCCCGTAGGAGGAGACGTACGCATAGACGGACCGGCCGTCCTTGCTCGGCGCCAGCGAGTGGGTGTGGGAGCCGCACTTGGTCTCGACCGCGGCGACGTACTCCGGGTCTCGCGGGTTGCTGATGTCGAAGACGCGGAGGCCCTCCCACGACTCCTTGATCTCGGCCGACTGCGCCACGTTGTCGCAGGTGTTGTTGCTGCGGCTGGAGTCGACGGAGAGGACGAGCAGGTCGCCGTAGACGGAGATGTCGTTCTGGGAGCCGGGGCAGACGTACTGCTTCACGAGTCGCGGGCTGGCCGGGTTCCTGATGTCGATGACGTTGAACCCGTTGTAGTTGCCGGCGAAGGCGTAGTGGCCCTGGAAGGCGAGGTCGCTGTTGAGGGCGTTGGTGGGCGTGAAGGCACCTGACTTGGGGATGTTGGCGATCAGGTGCATGTTGGGTGTGCCGTCGGACTCGCCGGCGGGCACGACCGGGTTGTTGGCGCCCAGCTGGGCGAGGTCGTTGCCGGCGACGCAGGCGGAGGCGAAGTTGTCACCGAGCTTGGTGATCGCCTGCTTCTCTTCGGCCGTGCAGCTCGTCTGGGCCTCGGGAGCCCGAGTCGTCTGACTCGACTCGCTCTCGGTGCCGTGGGTGTGGGACTCGTCTGCGGAGGACGGGGCGGCGACGGCCAGCCCTCCTGCGACAACCAGGACCGCCGCGATGGGGGCCAGGTAATGGGTAGGTCGTCTAAGCCTCATGGTGCAAGCCTTCCGAGTCGGCCGCCGTGGGGTGGCAGGGCATGACCACTCAACTTTAGTAAAACTCGTACATGGCCGGCATGGAATGTGAATAAATTGTTCATCCCCACGGCATCTCGGAAGGAGACACATGCCCAGGCGACTCGGCGTCATCTCGGTGGTCGTTCTCGCGGCGATGTCGCTCGGCGGGTGCGGAGGTTCCTCGCACGACGCGCACGCCTCCCACGGCTCCCACTCGCCCAGCCCGGAGGCGGCCACCCAGTCGGCGCCGGTGGTGCAGGGCGGCGCGCCCGGCGAGCCGGCGCGGACCGTCTCTCCGTCGGCCGCCGCCACGGACGAGTGGACTCAGACCGACGCCGACTTCGTGACAATGATGATCCCCCACCACGCCCAGGCGCTGGAGATGACCCGGCTGGCACGGGAGCACGGTGTCAACCCCGAGGTCGTCTCCCTCGCGAAGCGCATCGAGTCGGCCCAGGGTCCCGAGATCGTGGCGATGAGCGGCTGGCTCGACCTCCGCGGACTGAGGGTTCCCCGGGCCTCGGACCCCCCGCACACCATGGCCGGCATGCTCACGCCCGAGCAGATGACCGCGCTCGGCAAGGCCCGTGGCGAGGAGTTCGACCGGCTCTTCCTGACCGGGATGATCCAGCACCACCAGGGCGCCCTGGAGATGGCCGAGCCGATGGCCTCCAAGGGCAGCGACGCGCTGGCGATCGAGATGGCCACCGACGTCGAGGCCACCCAGTCGGTGGAGATCGAGATCATGGAGAAGCTGCTCGCGGAGCTGTGAGAACCGGTACGTTGCGGCGGTGCCCCTCACCCCTGCCCGTCGTCGACAGGTGCTGATCGGCTCCGCCGTCATCGCCTGTCTCGCCCTGGTCATGGCCGCGCTGGTCTACACCGGCGTGGTGATGCCGACCCGTCTGTTCGCCGCGAAATACGACGTACGCGGCATCGACGTCTCCCACCACAACGGCACCGTGGACTGGCCGCGGGTCGCCGAGCAGGACATCGACTTCGCCTGGATCAAGGCGACCGAGGGCTCCTCCCACGTCGACTCACGCTTCGCCGCCAACTGGGCCCAGGCGCAGCGCGCCGGGATCGCGACCGGCGCCTACCACTTCATGAGCTTCGAGAGCCCGGGCGCCGACCAGGCACACAACATGATCGCCACGGTGCCCCGGGTCGCCGGCACGCTCGCCCCGGTCGTCGACCTGGAGCCCTACGGATCCTTCAAGGGCAACCTGCCACCCGCCACCGAGGTCCGCGCCATCCTCGACCCGCTGTTGTCCACGCTCGAGGATCACTACGGCATCGCGCCGGTCATCTACACCACCCCGCAGGCCTACCGCGCCTACCTGGTCGACGCCTACCCCGACAACCCGATCTGGTTCCGCTCCGTCGCGTGGCCGCCGCGGGTCCCCGACGGGCGTGACTGGACCATCTGGCAGTACTCGAACCGGGACCGGCTCGATGGTGTGGGCAGTGAGGACGAGGCGTACGTAGATATGAACGTGCTCTCGGACGA from Nocardioides luteus includes:
- a CDS encoding LVIVD repeat-containing protein, giving the protein MRLRRPTHYLAPIAAVLVVAGGLAVAAPSSADESHTHGTESESSQTTRAPEAQTSCTAEEKQAITKLGDNFASACVAGNDLAQLGANNPVVPAGESDGTPNMHLIANIPKSGAFTPTNALNSDLAFQGHYAFAGNYNGFNVIDIRNPASPRLVKQYVCPGSQNDISVYGDLLVLSVDSSRSNNTCDNVAQSAEIKESWEGLRVFDISNPRDPEYVAAVETKCGSHTHSLAPSKDGRSVYAYVSSYGPRATYPDCQPPHDKISIVKIPKRAPERAAVVAEPVLFPDGGYTNTAGCHDITTYPSKDIAAGACMGDGILMDISDREHPVVTEQVTDTENFAFWHSATFNNTGTKVVFTDELGGGGAPTCNPETGMEKGANGIYDIEDGQLVFKSYYKMPRTQSNTENCVAHNGSLIPVKGKDIMVQAWYQGGVSVYDFTDSANPKEIAWFDRGPFEDTSTIAGPWSTYYYNGYIYSNEIQRGFDVFDLRDPRVASAKRVRFDELNVQAQPSY
- a CDS encoding DUF305 domain-containing protein, which codes for MPRRLGVISVVVLAAMSLGGCGGSSHDAHASHGSHSPSPEAATQSAPVVQGGAPGEPARTVSPSAAATDEWTQTDADFVTMMIPHHAQALEMTRLAREHGVNPEVVSLAKRIESAQGPEIVAMSGWLDLRGLRVPRASDPPHTMAGMLTPEQMTALGKARGEEFDRLFLTGMIQHHQGALEMAEPMASKGSDALAIEMATDVEATQSVEIEIMEKLLAEL
- the guaB gene encoding IMP dehydrogenase, with product MEIPEKFATLGLTYDDVLLMPGYSDLAPSDIDTTSRLTREINLRVPLISAAMDTVTESRMAIAMARQGGIGVLHRNLSIEDQAYQVDLVKRTQTGIISNPVTIGPDATLEQLDKLAGEYRISGFPVVDVDQKLIGIITNRDLRFTPVAEWATTKVNEVMTSKDLITGPAEISREEATKLLRQHKLERLPLVDTDGRITGLITVKDFVKSEQFPDASKDAQGRLLVGAAIGYFGDAWERATTLIEAGVDVLVADTAHGNVRMLIDMVRRLKTDPATKHVQVIGGNVATKEGAQSFVDAGADAVKVGVGPGSICTTRVVTGVGVPQISAVYEASLACKPAGVPVIADGGLRYSGEIGKALVAGADTVMLGSMLAGTEETPGDTVLINGKQFKAYRGMGSMGAMSSRGKKSFSKDRYFQAEVTDDDMIVPEGVEGQVAYKGALATVAHQLTGGLHQTMFYVGARTIPELQEKGRFMRITSASLKESHPHDVQVTAEAPNYHV
- a CDS encoding GNAT family N-acetyltransferase, with protein sequence MAGTMLWRVRTTLPDRPGTLAALAQRCGEAGVNILGMQIFPGLEEVTDEFVLRTPPGWNDLRVAELLASAGGCDMVIQPANEAALADQPTRYVQAARHVLERPMSFPEVVAQLFDAEAEAPPGVVHDTMELRVADVDVQLHRTAPFTATEHARGSAMADLVNDVLDRSRESAAIGTTPPVRRLGTGSTPDLVVTGETVTALIDGVAVGIGEVLGPADDDENVRIVNLRVDPAWQRRGIGTRLLVDTARLAHMLGADEILLTTQSDNQAVLPMVLAAGMRGRIRMAGDLLTVKVPVRDLKPLDR
- a CDS encoding DUF1684 domain-containing protein, which translates into the protein MTFEQAWQRWREQREAELRSPEGFLAITGLHWLGPRPQRFPGIPGVWSNGPEGAVVELGEGEWLELGGATLAGRHVFGHVDPIGVIATFDAGTVEVADRFGTPVLRPRQPDGPFLRDYTGTPTYDPDPSWQVKAVFTAYETSRPISVGSVVEGRSSIIDAVGEVAFEVNGRPQRLIAFDGGDDELWLLFTDETSGVTTYAACRQLAVEQPVDGKAVLDFNRAANMPCAYTIHATCPLPPASNHIDVLVEAGEQTPPRPPAD
- a CDS encoding GH25 family lysozyme translates to MPLTPARRRQVLIGSAVIACLALVMAALVYTGVVMPTRLFAAKYDVRGIDVSHHNGTVDWPRVAEQDIDFAWIKATEGSSHVDSRFAANWAQAQRAGIATGAYHFMSFESPGADQAHNMIATVPRVAGTLAPVVDLEPYGSFKGNLPPATEVRAILDPLLSTLEDHYGIAPVIYTTPQAYRAYLVDAYPDNPIWFRSVAWPPRVPDGRDWTIWQYSNRDRLDGVGSEDEAYVDMNVLSDDVSLESLIVR